The following are encoded together in the Peromyscus leucopus breed LL Stock chromosome 1, UCI_PerLeu_2.1, whole genome shotgun sequence genome:
- the LOC114689329 gene encoding vomeronasal type-1 receptor 4-like: MTSRDLAVGIFFLSQTALGMLGNSALLCCFIIADFSGIRAKPTDLIVKHLTWANFIVLFKGIPQTTAAFSQTYYVDYVSCKVTLYFHRVARGVSLGSTSLLSVFQAITINPSNSKWEQLKIRVPWIIGPSLGLCWALQMMVYAFIPVYITDIRGRRNVTAMKFYAVESPARPIKTLTVILLTSNDVMFWGLMMWASGYMVFILLKHKQRVQHIHRFQSLRSSPETRATRTILTLVSSFVLFYVMSIVFTFYLSIFDRSSRLLSDAGVAMAACFPAFCPFLLIRHHTSTFRLCCPSSYQTTPCPCVVREF, translated from the coding sequence ATGACCTCCAGAGACCTGGCTGTGGGgatcttcttcctgtctcagacTGCACTGGGAATGCTGGGGAACTCAGCCTTGCTTTGCTGTTTTATCATTGCTGACTTCTCTGGAATCAGGGCAAAGCCCACAGACCTGATTGTCAAACACCTGACCTGGGCCAACTTCATTGTTCTCTTCAAAGGAATCCCACAGACCACTGCTGCTTTTAGTCAGACTTACTATGTAGATTATGTTTCATGTAAAGTTACCTTATATTTTCATAGAGTTGCCAGAGGAGTATCCCTTGGCTCTACATCCCTTCTGAGTGTCTTTCAGGCCATCACCATCAATCCCAGTAATTCCAAGTGGGAACAGCTGAAGATCAGAGTCCCCTGGATCATTGGCCCTTCCCTAGGCTTGTGCTGGGCCCTCCAGATGATGGTATATGCCTTCATTCCGGTGTATATAACTGACATAAGGGGTAGGAGAAATGTTACTGCTATGAAATTTTATGCTGTTGAGAGTCCTGCGAGACCAATCAAAACACTTACTGTAATCCTATTGACATCCAATGATGTCATGTTTTGGGGACTGATGATGTGGGCCAGTGGCTACATGGTGTTTATCTTGCTCAAACACAAGCAGAGGGTCCAACACATCCACAGATTTCAGTCTCTTAGGTCAtcccctgagaccagagccacTCGAACTATCCTTACTCTAGTGAGCAGCTTTGTGCTCTTCTATGTAATGTCTATTGTCTTTACATTTTATCTCTCTATCTTTGATAGATCTAGTAGGTTGCTGTCTGATGCAGGTGTAGCCATGGCTGCATGCTTCCCAGCATTTTGCCCTTTTCTGCTCATTAGACACCACACCTCCACTTTCAGGCTCTGCTGTCCCAGTTCTTACCAGACAACACCCTGTCCTTGTGTTGTCAGGGAATTCTAA